Proteins encoded by one window of uncultured Fibrobacter sp.:
- the ftsA gene encoding cell division protein FtsA: MDDNKQDKRKDEYIFGLDIGESKINLFVGVSEGENVRVVECGDFPLKNADEFDSVVETLQQAVQVIENTTRVDVHDVYVGIAGKHVRSLDTQGIVTLPVGEVREEDIDNVTKQASTLPASAGEIIHIFPGEYSLDDEPHIRNPKGRSGRRLGVDVQVVTAKQNALQNLAKCVNRAGLNVAGFVLEPLAAASAVLTNDERELGVALVDIGAGTADLAVFVNDSVRFTTSVDYAGNVITSDISRCLNVPIALSKAEEVKKKFGTCTISNLIEDETFPVPAVGNRGDVSCSRKLLAEIITARVGEIFSMLNEQLKAHQLDTIINGGIVLTGGCCALEGIEDVACKVFGKPVRIGRPKGMSGIQEAYQNPSYATGIGLLYYANKQHREKKNRETGTQIAVSMKKGFQRFIEIIRTYL; the protein is encoded by the coding sequence ATGGATGACAATAAACAGGACAAAAGAAAAGACGAATACATCTTTGGCCTTGACATTGGTGAATCGAAGATAAACCTGTTCGTGGGTGTTTCCGAAGGTGAAAACGTTCGCGTTGTGGAATGCGGCGATTTTCCGCTCAAGAATGCCGACGAGTTCGATTCTGTAGTGGAAACATTACAGCAGGCTGTCCAAGTCATTGAAAATACGACTCGCGTCGATGTGCACGATGTGTATGTGGGCATTGCGGGTAAGCACGTGCGTTCCTTGGATACTCAGGGAATCGTTACGCTCCCCGTAGGCGAAGTTCGCGAAGAAGACATTGACAACGTGACAAAGCAGGCGAGTACGTTGCCCGCCTCTGCCGGCGAAATCATTCATATCTTCCCGGGCGAATATTCCTTGGACGACGAACCGCATATCCGTAATCCGAAGGGCCGTTCGGGCCGTCGCTTGGGCGTTGACGTTCAGGTGGTGACCGCAAAACAGAATGCTTTGCAGAACCTGGCCAAGTGCGTGAACCGTGCGGGTCTTAATGTGGCAGGCTTTGTGCTTGAACCCTTGGCAGCAGCAAGTGCTGTGCTGACCAATGATGAACGCGAACTCGGCGTTGCTCTTGTTGACATTGGCGCAGGAACTGCAGACCTTGCCGTATTCGTGAACGATTCCGTGCGCTTTACCACCTCTGTTGATTATGCCGGAAACGTTATTACAAGCGATATCAGCCGTTGCCTGAATGTGCCGATTGCACTTTCGAAGGCTGAAGAAGTCAAGAAAAAGTTTGGCACTTGCACGATTAGCAATTTGATTGAAGATGAAACATTCCCGGTGCCTGCTGTGGGTAACCGTGGCGATGTCTCTTGCTCGCGCAAGCTTCTTGCCGAAATTATTACGGCGCGCGTAGGCGAAATTTTCTCGATGCTCAATGAACAGCTTAAGGCTCACCAGCTCGACACCATTATCAATGGCGGTATCGTGCTCACGGGTGGTTGCTGCGCTTTGGAAGGCATCGAAGATGTCGCTTGCAAGGTGTTCGGAAAGCCGGTTCGCATCGGTCGCCCGAAGGGCATGAGCGGTATTCAGGAAGCCTACCAGAATCCATCTTATGCAACGGGTATCGGCCTCCTTTACTATGCGAACAAGCAACACCGCGAAAAGAAAAACCGTGAAACGGGAACCCAGATTGCAGTTTCCATGAAGAAGGGATTCCAGCGTTTCATTGAAATCATCAGGACTTATTTATAA
- a CDS encoding UDP-N-acetylmuramoyl-L-alanyl-D-glutamate--2,6-diaminopimelate ligase, protein MISETLMQKLNVQGLCDDSRRVKAKDLFFSMPGEKSDEFARTALASGAVAVVSETVAPEGLTSKWIQVADVKAARLEAAKIFYKDPFAKLSAHAVTGTNGKTTSAFLMDAMLSAAGRKVALLGTIKNKIGETSVPATLTTPGLLDLYAFAAKAVEAGCTDLVMEASSHSLDQGRMAGVLYKSALFSNLTQDHLDYHKTMDAYFEAKKLLFTRYLADDGVAVINIDDAYGKKLYDSLAGIGADRRVAVSRLGVVSALVKPEGAVQNTEDGLKMLLPAISAEPFETPLCGDFNVDNVMLVLAWAKAIGLAEPAMRKALAEVRVPGRFEKVWNKNGRHVIVDYAHTPDALERVLTTARSLCRGRLACVFGCGGDRDKTKRPIMGAIAERIADKAWLTSDNPRTENPTDIINDVRAGMKTDKFSVVEKREEAIAKACAELKDGDWLVIAGKGHEDYQIVGKTKHHFDDREEAVKAMENV, encoded by the coding sequence ATGATTTCTGAAACGTTGATGCAGAAATTGAATGTGCAGGGCCTGTGCGACGACTCCCGCCGCGTGAAGGCAAAAGATTTGTTTTTCTCGATGCCGGGCGAAAAGTCCGATGAATTTGCAAGAACCGCTTTGGCGTCGGGTGCAGTTGCAGTGGTGAGCGAAACGGTTGCTCCCGAGGGATTGACGTCCAAGTGGATTCAAGTGGCCGATGTGAAGGCAGCTCGCCTTGAAGCTGCAAAGATTTTCTATAAGGACCCGTTTGCAAAGCTTAGCGCTCATGCAGTGACGGGTACGAATGGTAAGACAACGAGTGCGTTCCTGATGGATGCAATGCTTTCGGCTGCTGGCCGCAAGGTTGCTCTCCTTGGAACCATTAAGAATAAAATTGGCGAAACTTCGGTGCCCGCTACATTAACGACGCCGGGGCTATTGGATTTGTATGCCTTTGCCGCAAAAGCAGTCGAGGCCGGTTGTACGGACTTGGTGATGGAAGCGTCTTCGCATTCCTTGGATCAGGGTCGTATGGCAGGTGTGCTTTACAAGAGCGCCTTGTTCAGCAACCTGACTCAAGACCACCTCGATTACCATAAGACGATGGATGCCTACTTTGAGGCAAAGAAGCTTTTGTTTACGCGTTACCTTGCTGATGATGGTGTTGCCGTTATCAATATCGATGATGCGTACGGAAAGAAACTATACGATTCCCTAGCCGGGATAGGAGCGGACCGGAGGGTGGCTGTCTCGCGTCTAGGGGTCGTTAGTGCTTTAGTGAAGCCCGAAGGTGCCGTGCAGAATACTGAGGATGGCCTCAAGATGCTGTTGCCTGCCATTAGTGCAGAACCGTTTGAAACTCCGTTGTGCGGTGACTTTAACGTGGACAACGTGATGCTGGTACTTGCCTGGGCAAAGGCAATCGGCCTTGCCGAACCTGCCATGCGCAAGGCTTTGGCAGAAGTCCGCGTTCCGGGCCGCTTTGAAAAGGTCTGGAACAAGAATGGCCGCCACGTGATTGTGGACTATGCACACACACCTGACGCCCTCGAACGCGTCCTTACGACCGCTCGTAGCCTCTGCCGAGGCCGCCTCGCGTGCGTGTTCGGCTGCGGCGGTGACCGCGACAAGACCAAGCGCCCGATTATGGGTGCAATCGCCGAACGCATTGCGGACAAGGCTTGGCTCACCTCGGATAACCCGCGTACCGAAAATCCGACCGACATCATTAACGATGTTCGCGCTGGTATGAAGACGGACAAGTTTAGCGTCGTCGAAAAGCGCGAAGAAGCGATTGCCAAGGCTTGCGCAGAACTTAAGGACGGCGACTGGCTTGTGATTGCGGGCAAGGGCCACGAAGACTACCAGATTGTGGGTAAGACCAAACACCATTTTGATGACCGCGAAGAAGCGGTGAAGGCAATGGAAAATGTATAA
- the murF gene encoding UDP-N-acetylmuramoyl-tripeptide--D-alanyl-D-alanine ligase — protein sequence MYKLDLKIKELLEILETYSVGVDGRTKNRKVNLCMDSREPAKGVVFWPIKGARFDAHQFVTQMEKNGALMSVVNADAEGIENFKMYAPVDDTTKALLKLAKGYQKNFKVKKVAITGSNGKTTTKEMVKAVLSQKYNTHATAGNFNNHIGVPMTLFQLKHSHEAAVIEMGTSGPDEIRPLSLAVEPDVAVITNIGASHLERLKDLDGVFAEKKTIVAGLKKNGVLIVNADDPRLCKCRSNTSYKVVTFGVKRGIIKPEKLEWSEDNCATFFVDRTKFTLNVPGIHNLYNALAAIAVGLQYRVPKADIAKALANFRSTNMRMEIKNANGFKIVSDCYNANPSSTKMALQTIGNMKVNRRIAILGDMLELGAQTDALHQEMGAMVPEMNFDMLLTVGEKAKLYVKGAKSKGMKAAHHFASVQELIDTLTEIVAEGDVLLIKGSRGMHMEQVVDAMLKLTKVKA from the coding sequence ATGTATAAGCTGGACTTGAAAATCAAGGAACTCTTGGAAATCCTCGAAACCTACTCGGTAGGTGTTGATGGCCGCACCAAGAACCGCAAAGTGAATCTTTGCATGGATTCCCGCGAACCTGCCAAGGGCGTGGTTTTTTGGCCGATCAAGGGTGCCCGATTTGACGCCCACCAGTTTGTAACTCAAATGGAAAAAAATGGAGCATTGATGAGTGTCGTGAACGCTGATGCCGAAGGCATTGAAAACTTCAAGATGTATGCGCCCGTCGACGATACGACGAAAGCGCTCCTCAAGCTCGCCAAGGGCTATCAGAAGAATTTCAAGGTAAAGAAGGTTGCCATTACGGGCAGCAACGGCAAGACCACCACTAAGGAAATGGTGAAGGCCGTTCTTTCGCAGAAGTATAACACCCACGCCACCGCCGGTAACTTCAATAACCACATCGGTGTGCCCATGACACTGTTCCAACTCAAGCACAGTCACGAAGCTGCTGTGATTGAAATGGGCACAAGCGGCCCGGATGAAATCCGTCCGCTTTCGCTCGCTGTCGAGCCCGATGTGGCCGTGATTACCAACATTGGCGCCTCTCACCTGGAACGCCTCAAGGATTTGGACGGCGTGTTCGCCGAAAAGAAGACGATTGTCGCAGGCCTCAAGAAGAACGGCGTGCTCATCGTGAACGCCGATGACCCGCGTCTTTGCAAGTGCCGCAGCAATACGAGCTACAAAGTGGTGACCTTTGGCGTGAAGCGCGGCATCATCAAGCCTGAAAAGCTCGAATGGAGCGAAGACAACTGCGCTACCTTCTTTGTAGACCGCACCAAGTTTACGCTGAACGTGCCGGGCATTCATAACCTCTATAACGCTCTTGCTGCAATCGCCGTTGGCCTGCAGTACAGAGTGCCCAAGGCCGACATCGCCAAGGCTCTTGCCAACTTCCGTTCGACCAACATGCGTATGGAAATCAAGAATGCCAACGGCTTCAAGATTGTGTCGGATTGCTACAATGCGAACCCGTCTTCGACCAAGATGGCTTTGCAGACCATTGGCAACATGAAGGTGAACCGCCGCATTGCCATTTTGGGCGATATGCTGGAACTCGGCGCTCAGACGGACGCTCTGCACCAGGAAATGGGCGCTATGGTTCCCGAAATGAATTTTGATATGCTCCTGACCGTGGGCGAAAAGGCAAAGCTTTATGTGAAGGGCGCAAAGTCCAAGGGCATGAAGGCTGCGCACCACTTTGCATCTGTTCAGGAACTGATCGACACCCTCACCGAAATTGTGGCAGAAGGCGATGTGCTCTTGATCAAGGGCAGCCGCGGCATGCACATGGAACAGGTGGTGGATGCCATGCTTAAACTCACGAAGGTCAAGGCTTAA
- the murG gene encoding undecaprenyldiphospho-muramoylpentapeptide beta-N-acetylglucosaminyltransferase, with product MKKFLFVCGGTGGHIFPAVAIANSLKKMGVTDITFAGRKDSMEERLVAKDWPYEYISAVPLHRGPFLKNLALPFNLSKALVRAKSVIKKVKPDVVVATGGYVSLPIVLAAGTAGIPVYLQEQNAVAGVANKVGARYAKTVFVTSEEAAKFFPVEKCMIFGNPVRELPIGDTLARPAEFAPGKKAVFIVGGSQGAVGINNKIEESIKTIAARDDVSVVWQVGVKNVETISNRVGEVPNVAIRGFLDGIYAYMKHADLIISRAGASALAEILAFGKPSILLPFPHATANHQEHNARVVEHAGAALVELDAEENHLWEKVEQLLGDETRLNSMAVAAKKLGMPDAADQIARVILSKEND from the coding sequence ATGAAAAAGTTCCTTTTCGTATGTGGCGGTACCGGTGGCCATATCTTCCCGGCCGTAGCCATTGCAAATAGCCTTAAAAAGATGGGCGTGACCGACATTACTTTTGCTGGCCGTAAAGATTCTATGGAAGAACGCTTGGTTGCAAAAGACTGGCCCTACGAATACATTTCGGCTGTTCCCCTGCACCGTGGCCCGTTCCTCAAGAATTTGGCCTTGCCGTTCAATTTGTCCAAGGCTTTGGTGCGCGCCAAGAGCGTGATTAAGAAAGTGAAGCCCGATGTCGTTGTGGCAACCGGTGGCTACGTGTCGCTTCCGATCGTGCTTGCCGCAGGCACTGCCGGCATTCCGGTTTATCTGCAGGAACAGAATGCAGTGGCCGGCGTTGCCAACAAGGTGGGTGCCCGCTACGCAAAGACCGTCTTTGTAACTTCCGAAGAAGCCGCTAAGTTCTTCCCGGTAGAAAAATGCATGATTTTTGGCAACCCGGTTCGTGAATTGCCGATTGGCGATACTCTCGCTCGTCCTGCCGAATTTGCTCCGGGCAAAAAGGCCGTGTTCATTGTGGGCGGCTCTCAGGGTGCTGTGGGCATCAACAACAAGATTGAAGAAAGCATCAAGACCATTGCTGCTCGCGACGATGTATCTGTCGTTTGGCAGGTGGGAGTCAAGAATGTGGAAACCATCAGCAACCGCGTAGGCGAAGTTCCGAATGTGGCTATTCGCGGATTCCTTGATGGCATTTACGCCTACATGAAGCATGCCGACTTGATTATCAGCCGCGCTGGTGCCTCTGCCTTGGCCGAAATCCTTGCCTTCGGTAAGCCCTCGATTCTCTTGCCGTTCCCGCATGCTACCGCTAACCACCAGGAACATAATGCCCGCGTGGTAGAACATGCCGGTGCTGCCCTTGTGGAACTCGATGCCGAAGAAAATCACCTGTGGGAAAAGGTGGAACAGCTCTTGGGCGATGAAACTCGTTTGAATTCGATGGCCGTCGCGGCTAAAAAGCTCGGAATGCCCGATGCAGCCGACCAGATTGCTCGTGTTATCCTCTCTAAGGAGAATGATTAA
- the ftsZ gene encoding cell division protein FtsZ, producing MSEIDNFNFEVKSRVMGEEPSFNNAKVKVFGVGGAGGNTVNRMKRMNIDGVEYYSINTDAMALDLSLADHKILIGEKTTRNLGAGMDPEIGRKAAEENLDDIREAMKGADMVFVTAGMGGGTGTGAAPVVANIARELGILTVAVVTKPFRFEGNARSSIAQEGINALRAAVDTIIVVENKKLLTLLQASNQKATMDEAFKMADEILGNAVQSICGIMFRHGLVHVDFADIRKVMLKGGSALMGTGYAQGENRGIMAADMALASPLLEDINIEGASGVLVNVAHGENYSLLEHSEAMDHIYEKVGEEGNPNIIIGDITDPALGDKVCITIIATGCGGTAVNQPKVSSAGFGFGNFTVPQQTIQQSAPVQQAPAAPAGIQQATPRPTGFNVFDFQTVKPESSEMFTRPQYMAAQQAPAAMTSSLPSLTETGVQRAIEGAFFKDPAFDATTPAEEEVVPQGSETSEMSAVAEEDRMNGGVPAYEAPSYEAQYDMPAYARNAANGATVTMERPAATRQEVVEEPVAAAPSAIDFSLPAYLRNRNMNANNF from the coding sequence ATGAGTGAAATCGATAACTTCAACTTCGAGGTAAAGTCTCGCGTTATGGGCGAGGAACCATCCTTCAACAACGCTAAGGTCAAAGTGTTCGGCGTCGGCGGCGCAGGCGGCAACACAGTGAACCGCATGAAGCGTATGAACATTGATGGTGTGGAATACTATTCCATCAATACCGACGCAATGGCTTTGGACTTGAGCCTTGCTGACCACAAGATTCTGATTGGCGAAAAGACCACCAGAAACTTGGGTGCTGGTATGGACCCCGAAATTGGCCGTAAGGCAGCCGAAGAAAACCTTGACGACATCAGGGAAGCCATGAAGGGCGCTGACATGGTGTTCGTGACCGCCGGTATGGGCGGTGGTACGGGTACGGGTGCTGCTCCGGTGGTGGCAAACATTGCCCGCGAACTTGGCATTCTCACGGTTGCCGTGGTGACCAAGCCGTTCCGTTTCGAAGGTAACGCACGTTCCTCTATCGCACAGGAAGGCATTAACGCTCTCCGCGCTGCTGTCGACACCATCATCGTTGTCGAAAACAAGAAGCTCCTCACGCTCCTCCAGGCCTCCAACCAGAAGGCTACTATGGATGAAGCTTTCAAGATGGCTGACGAAATCCTCGGTAACGCAGTCCAGAGCATTTGCGGCATTATGTTCCGTCACGGCCTCGTGCACGTTGACTTTGCCGATATCCGCAAGGTTATGCTCAAGGGTGGTTCTGCTCTCATGGGTACGGGTTACGCTCAGGGCGAAAACCGCGGTATCATGGCTGCTGACATGGCTCTTGCCTCTCCGCTTCTCGAAGACATCAACATCGAAGGCGCTTCTGGCGTGCTCGTGAACGTTGCTCACGGTGAAAACTACTCCTTGCTCGAACATAGCGAAGCTATGGATCACATTTACGAAAAGGTCGGCGAAGAAGGTAACCCGAACATCATCATCGGCGATATCACTGACCCGGCTCTCGGCGACAAGGTTTGCATTACCATTATCGCAACTGGTTGCGGTGGCACTGCCGTGAACCAGCCCAAGGTCAGCTCTGCTGGTTTTGGCTTCGGTAACTTCACGGTTCCGCAGCAGACCATTCAGCAGTCCGCTCCGGTTCAGCAGGCTCCTGCCGCTCCGGCTGGCATCCAGCAGGCTACTCCGCGTCCGACCGGTTTCAACGTGTTTGATTTCCAGACTGTTAAGCCCGAATCCTCGGAAATGTTTACCCGCCCGCAGTACATGGCTGCCCAGCAGGCTCCGGCTGCTATGACCTCTTCTCTTCCGTCTCTGACTGAAACGGGTGTTCAGCGTGCAATCGAAGGCGCCTTCTTCAAGGATCCGGCTTTTGACGCAACGACTCCTGCCGAAGAAGAAGTGGTGCCCCAGGGCTCCGAAACTTCTGAAATGTCTGCCGTTGCCGAAGAAGACCGCATGAATGGTGGTGTTCCGGCTTATGAAGCTCCGTCTTACGAAGCTCAGTACGACATGCCTGCTTACGCTCGCAATGCTGCCAATGGCGCTACCGTGACTATGGAACGCCCGGCTGCAACGCGTCAGGAAGTTGTTGAAGAACCGGTTGCTGCCGCTCCGTCTGCAATCGACTTCAGCCTGCCTGCTTACCTGCGTAACAGGAACATGAACGCAAACAACTTCTAA
- a CDS encoding FtsQ-type POTRA domain-containing protein: MTGRKTTLLGRRMGYNELMRKQERVRKVKSGVSSAWHWFKRRGWIFTIILVVLAVLAIHNRFYLQHFNPLELRHLQYVEIEGNRMLSWEDVMQGAQVETGMLMSELNADSVEASLMQLPMILSAKVVKKFPSSLYIKLQETSPVLTVLSEGRATIYSEKGFPLPFSVATAMRLPVMDMAAMEHVKTVTQFLVDMRKYDAELYNRVSQVTWSSEDDCMKVYFRDVGFTALFKDMKSNKDQFTLYKSLENGFAKDLLCAGEVDMRYSGFAYVRNYDKRCVNG, encoded by the coding sequence TTGACTGGACGTAAGACAACATTACTCGGCCGTCGAATGGGCTACAACGAACTCATGCGCAAGCAGGAGCGCGTCCGCAAGGTGAAAAGCGGAGTGTCTTCGGCTTGGCATTGGTTCAAGCGCCGCGGCTGGATTTTCACCATTATCTTGGTGGTTCTTGCTGTCCTTGCAATTCACAACCGCTTCTACCTGCAGCATTTCAATCCGCTGGAACTGCGCCACTTGCAGTATGTGGAAATTGAAGGCAACCGCATGCTTTCTTGGGAAGACGTGATGCAGGGTGCCCAGGTGGAAACTGGAATGCTCATGTCGGAACTGAATGCCGATTCTGTCGAAGCATCGCTCATGCAGCTACCGATGATTCTTTCGGCAAAGGTCGTAAAGAAGTTCCCGTCTTCGCTCTATATCAAGTTGCAAGAAACTTCGCCGGTACTTACAGTTCTTTCGGAAGGTCGCGCAACGATCTATTCCGAAAAAGGATTCCCGCTTCCGTTCTCGGTGGCGACCGCTATGAGGCTCCCGGTAATGGATATGGCCGCAATGGAACATGTGAAGACTGTAACGCAGTTCCTGGTGGATATGCGTAAGTATGATGCTGAACTTTATAATCGTGTGTCGCAGGTGACCTGGTCTTCTGAAGATGATTGCATGAAGGTTTATTTCAGAGATGTCGGCTTTACCGCTCTCTTTAAGGACATGAAATCGAACAAGGATCAGTTTACGCTGTACAAGTCGCTTGAAAACGGGTTTGCAAAGGATTTGCTTTGCGCGGGTGAAGTCGATATGCGCTATTCGGGCTTTGCCTATGTAAGAAATTATGATAAGAGGTGCGTCAATGGATGA
- the murC gene encoding UDP-N-acetylmuramate--L-alanine ligase, which translates to MQINDCKRVRKLHFVGIGGAGMSGIAEVLHDNGFVVSGSDTGESQVIDYLKGLGIKVFSKHEASNVEDTDLVVYSSAVPHDNPELVEARNRRIPVIRRAEMLGELMRMKYTLSIAGTHGKTTTTSIVGQIWEEAGLDPTIIVGGVVKGKGSGAKVGKGDYLIAESDEFDRSFLSMMPSSAIITNIDADHLDTYENIEDIKDAFVQFANKIPFYGQVIVCLDDPNVQQILARLKKPVITYGFTRQAKYRVDNLRFEKGYPVFEILNDGESLGEFKLQIPGRHNVLNATAAVALAIEEGISADIARKACAEFEGVKRRFEFIGEKNDVLVFDDYAHHPTEATATLLGFRDAFPDRRIIVAFQPHLFTRTRDQHDAFGGAFANCDVLLVTDIYASREKPIEGVTGSLVSNSASDRGHRDSRFVGDQLNLLPILKKELQPGDVVVLMGAGNIWKLGERILKECL; encoded by the coding sequence ATGCAGATTAATGATTGTAAGCGTGTCCGTAAGCTTCATTTTGTAGGTATCGGTGGCGCCGGTATGTCCGGTATTGCCGAAGTGCTCCACGATAACGGTTTCGTGGTAAGCGGCTCCGATACCGGTGAAAGCCAGGTGATTGATTACCTGAAGGGCCTTGGCATTAAGGTTTTCTCAAAGCATGAAGCATCGAATGTCGAAGATACGGACTTGGTGGTTTATTCTTCTGCAGTTCCGCACGATAACCCCGAACTGGTTGAAGCTCGTAACCGCCGTATTCCGGTGATTCGCCGCGCCGAAATGCTTGGCGAACTCATGCGCATGAAGTACACGCTTTCGATTGCAGGCACTCACGGCAAGACCACGACCACCTCTATCGTGGGCCAGATTTGGGAAGAAGCCGGCCTTGACCCGACCATTATCGTGGGCGGTGTTGTCAAGGGTAAAGGCTCGGGCGCTAAGGTCGGTAAGGGTGACTACCTGATTGCCGAAAGCGATGAATTCGACCGCAGCTTCCTTTCGATGATGCCGTCTTCTGCAATCATCACGAACATTGACGCCGACCACTTGGATACTTACGAAAACATTGAAGACATCAAGGATGCCTTCGTACAGTTCGCGAACAAGATTCCGTTCTACGGCCAGGTGATTGTCTGTTTGGATGACCCGAACGTGCAGCAGATTTTGGCCCGTCTCAAGAAGCCGGTGATTACTTACGGCTTTACGCGTCAGGCCAAGTACCGCGTGGATAACCTGCGTTTTGAAAAGGGTTACCCTGTATTTGAAATTTTGAACGATGGTGAAAGCTTGGGTGAATTCAAACTCCAGATTCCGGGCCGTCACAACGTGCTGAATGCAACTGCCGCCGTGGCCCTCGCTATCGAAGAAGGTATTTCTGCCGATATCGCTCGCAAGGCCTGCGCCGAGTTCGAAGGCGTCAAGCGCCGCTTTGAATTCATTGGCGAAAAGAACGACGTCTTGGTCTTTGATGACTACGCTCACCATCCGACCGAAGCGACGGCTACCTTGCTCGGTTTCCGCGATGCTTTCCCGGATCGCCGCATCATCGTTGCTTTCCAGCCGCACCTGTTTACCCGTACCCGCGACCAGCATGATGCCTTTGGTGGTGCATTTGCAAACTGCGATGTGCTCTTGGTGACCGACATTTACGCTTCCCGTGAAAAGCCGATTGAAGGCGTGACGGGTTCGCTCGTGTCTAACAGTGCTTCTGACCGCGGCCACCGTGATTCCCGCTTTGTGGGCGACCAGCTGAACTTGCTGCCGATTCTCAAGAAGGAATTGCAGCCGGGCGATGTGGTGGTGCTCATGGGCGCTGGAAACATCTGGAAACTGGGCGAAAGAATTTTGAAGGAATGCCTCTAG
- a CDS encoding FtsW/RodA/SpoVE family cell cycle protein: MENTVANTGMNKLLLVVVLLLICLGVPIVYTASAHFAVSHGLPAEYYLQKHLIKAVFGLILMLGLARFLDYGHWVWLGRITFFVGVVLTIAALVSGHGVKGANRWILGIQPSEIMKLGMLICICGKFSQAGDNIKSVACTIVQPGIFFGITAFLLILQPNYSMLMMLSMVVICVMLTAGVNYKYLAITIGAAIPPGIIMLLMTGHSSKRIQAFTAAEGEMVASNWQGEHALLALGNGGFSGTGFGMGVQKLGYLPEVHKDVIYAVAGEEFGFMGTFFLLVLYAVLFAQGFSIARQSSTRFGKYLAVALTFSLFFNFLVHVCVCVGLFPTTGQPLPFISFGGTNLIYSCVAVGILLNISRSNTGKMIKEPYMSGASLESSAYRNYEFSRSGV; encoded by the coding sequence ATGGAAAACACAGTCGCAAATACCGGCATGAACAAGCTACTCTTGGTAGTAGTGTTGCTGCTGATTTGTTTGGGCGTGCCTATTGTCTATACGGCATCGGCCCATTTCGCTGTGTCCCATGGACTTCCTGCAGAATACTATCTGCAAAAGCACTTGATCAAGGCTGTGTTCGGTTTGATTCTGATGCTTGGCCTTGCCCGATTCCTGGATTACGGTCACTGGGTCTGGCTCGGTCGCATTACCTTCTTTGTGGGCGTGGTGCTGACGATTGCGGCTCTTGTGTCGGGCCACGGTGTCAAGGGTGCGAACCGCTGGATTTTGGGCATTCAGCCTTCTGAAATCATGAAGCTCGGCATGCTCATTTGCATTTGCGGAAAGTTCTCGCAGGCAGGCGACAACATCAAGAGTGTTGCTTGCACCATCGTGCAGCCGGGAATCTTCTTTGGCATTACCGCTTTCTTGCTGATTTTGCAGCCGAACTATTCGATGCTCATGATGCTTTCGATGGTTGTGATTTGCGTAATGCTTACGGCTGGCGTGAATTACAAGTACCTTGCTATTACCATTGGCGCCGCCATTCCGCCGGGAATTATCATGTTGCTCATGACAGGACATTCGAGTAAGCGTATTCAGGCGTTTACGGCGGCCGAAGGCGAAATGGTCGCTTCGAACTGGCAGGGTGAACATGCTTTGCTCGCTTTGGGTAACGGCGGATTCTCGGGAACGGGATTTGGCATGGGCGTGCAGAAACTGGGTTACTTGCCCGAAGTTCACAAAGATGTGATTTATGCGGTGGCTGGCGAAGAATTCGGATTCATGGGAACCTTCTTCTTGCTGGTTTTGTATGCGGTTCTTTTTGCTCAAGGATTCTCGATTGCTCGCCAGTCTTCGACTCGTTTCGGAAAGTACCTGGCCGTGGCTCTCACGTTCTCGCTTTTCTTCAACTTTTTGGTTCACGTCTGCGTTTGCGTGGGACTTTTCCCCACGACGGGCCAACCTCTCCCGTTCATAAGCTTCGGCGGAACCAATTTAATTTACAGCTGTGTGGCAGTGGGTATTCTGTTGAACATTTCCAGATCCAATACAGGCAAGATGATCAAGGAACCCTACATGAGTGGCGCCTCGCTCGAAAGCAGTGCCTACAGAAACTATGAATTTTCAAGGAGTGGCGTATGA